The following proteins are co-located in the Methanobacterium aggregans genome:
- a CDS encoding ABC transporter substrate-binding protein: MTIYVCVDDTDNLNSRGTGRLARAIAGTISKKHPVIGVTRHQLYVHPDIPFTSHNSCAVIHVDSDDMEIMDDLFEIGKKEIYDDFIEGSDPGISVAHDSQILPSLVAYSKDAKNTVLNQEKARTLAKNLNIRLEGLGGTEDGVIGSMAGLGLAFAGNDGRFLMKGNIRDYLGPQSVETLLNAGIDAVYTVDGRLVTEGTVINPEGKSVKPCPVNGKCILFVDTNDGVLQAVKRD; this comes from the coding sequence ATGACTATCTACGTTTGCGTTGATGATACAGACAACCTGAATTCAAGGGGCACAGGAAGACTTGCAAGGGCAATTGCTGGAACCATTTCAAAGAAGCATCCAGTGATTGGTGTTACAAGGCACCAGCTCTACGTGCACCCTGACATACCCTTCACATCCCACAACAGCTGTGCAGTTATTCATGTGGACAGTGATGACATGGAGATCATGGACGATCTCTTCGAGATAGGTAAAAAGGAGATCTACGATGACTTCATTGAGGGCAGTGATCCTGGTATTTCTGTGGCTCATGACAGTCAGATCCTACCGTCGCTTGTGGCGTACAGTAAGGATGCTAAGAACACTGTTTTAAACCAGGAAAAGGCAAGAACCCTTGCAAAAAACCTTAACATTCGCCTTGAAGGTCTTGGTGGAACAGAGGATGGAGTTATAGGATCCATGGCAGGACTTGGTCTGGCCTTTGCAGGTAACGACGGCAGGTTTCTGATGAAGGGAAATATAAGGGACTACTTAGGCCCACAATCTGTGGAAACCCTTCTCAATGCAGGTATTGATGCTGTTTACACCGTTGATGGTCGATTGGTGACCGAAGGTACTGTGATTAACCCCGAAGGTAAATCTGTGAAACCATGTCCAGTCAATGGTAAATGCATTCTTTTCGTTGATACAAACGATGGAGTGCTTCAGGCTGTTAAAAGAGACTGA